In the Hermetia illucens chromosome 1, iHerIll2.2.curated.20191125, whole genome shotgun sequence genome, aaacatacatgggtctctccagacgggaccactttcgaccaaattgaccacgtgttgatcgaacgccgccacctctcagccttgatgaatgtcagaacatatacgggggccaatatagactcggatcactatctcgttggcatggtgctccgagctcgaataacaataccacctagaatcccctctgacaatcaggtgagggtgaacactgaagccatccacaacacaaccctccgcggcacctataagagggaaaaggatgccgcaataaccgcagtcaacagaggacctggagatgaagcatgaaacaaatgatcttcacattcacctgaagaacgttatcatggatacggccacaaacatacttggccccagccgcaaaaggagtcggaacggctggtttgacgatgaatgtaagctagcaacggaacggaagaatgccgcataccgagtaatgttgcattctcaaaggacgcgggcacgcgcagagacttatcacgaactccgtcgagcggagaagcgacttcacagacggaaaaacgaagcctgggagaaccaacaagtctatgaactagaaaagtatagggagcaaccgcaccaggcgcggaagttttaccaacaagtcagcaggatgaagccttatacacctcgatgctcatcctgccgagacaaagagggaaatctgatttccgacagagtgggcatattggagcgatgggttgaatactttgatgagctactgaacaaccagaacatcggcgagttggaggtcccgccaactgaagacgacggacaaatactgccgccagcaagtttaggagaaacagtccgtgcaattcatcggctaaaaaaccataagtcgccaggaaccgatggaattacagccgaattggttaaatatggaggcgaccagttacacccagtggttcatcaacttgtgctcaaggtatgggacagcgaatcaatgcctgacgattgacaacgaggcattatctgtctcatacataaaaagggagacatcacacagtgcagcaattatagaggtatcacgttgttgagtaccatctataagatattctccactatcttgctaggccggatagccccatacgcccagaacatcattggcccataccaaagaggcttcactccaggcaaatcagcaacagatcagattttctctgtgcggcaagcgatggaaaaactgttggaatatggacaacagttgcaccatctgttcatcaactttaaagccgcctatgatagaatagccagggtaaaactgtacacggccatgagagcattcggtatcccgacgaaattaataagactgactaggctgaccctgaccaatgtgcgaggccagataaaagcagcaggatcactctcaaaaccattcgacatcaacaacggtctacgacaagaggatgccctatcacgcgtcctctttaacctggccttcgagaatgtgatccgtgatgctgagataaatgcaagaggtacgatcctcttcaagtccacccaactactggcctatgctgacggtatcgaaatcatgggaagaaccacccgaaccAGAtcgagcgagatcttgggctgcacatcaatgagggcaagacaaaatatatggtggcaacgtcagcaccgaagacgaatcaaccaacaacatctaaccgcactggtcaaacaggaagaagaataaggataggagaatacaactttgagaccgttgacaatttctcctatctagggtcgaaaatcacaagcgataacaactacgatgatgaaatccgcgcacggttgttgtcagccaacagagcctatatcAGCTTACTAagactgttccgcccgaaacgtctcaccatagggtcaaagctcttactgtacaggactatgatcttgccagtccttatgtattcctcggagacttgggttcttagcaagaaaaattgcgaactcttggccgcgttcgagagaagaatcctccgaagaatttttggccccctacatgaggatggacgattccgtagcctacacaatgacgaaatctatgagcgatactatgaccgtccggttgtggataaaatccggttcaataggttacggtgggcgggtcacttaatccgtatgaatgaggatgatcccacccgaaaagtctataagggcaatatctatggtagaaaaagaagacgaggcagaccctgcctaagatggagcgatggcgtaggtcaggacggcagacagcttttagggatatcgaattggtggacctcggcgaaaaaccgggatgtctggagttccttgttaaggcagaccggataccagtttttgcgccgttgatgatgatgcgtccgtccattatgaacgacatcatggaagaatcgttgcgaaaggtgtgcctgtgggccgcaagatgtggactccgcataaacccaaccaaaacggaattgATACTATTCACCATCAAGACAAGGCTCCCTGGAATTCCacttaccacggctgaatgaacgaagattggttcttttctccaatgtgaagtatctgggtacAACTTATGTGTCGCATGCACGTAAGTGTGAATCGCGTTAGTTATGGCatcgaaaacaatttttgacgcaAGAATTGTTTTTCGATCTTAGTTGCAGTTCGAGCGAAGATAAGTCAAGCAGGAGGAGAGAGGTCACTCCCCTCTATTCaatgtaattaaataattaagttAAGAaagattaataaaaataattaatttaaataaaattaaatcgaATAAAGTGTTTAAACTATATCAGAATAATATCTCCAATCTAAACTTACAGATTTTGAATCTTCTGGTTCCTTGCATCGTCGGCAaacacaattgacaccaaaaaGCAATTTTAACTTTTCTCTCCTTTCACTTTTTCCTGCTGACATTAAAGTGAGATCATAACAAATCGAAATTTCTTCCCCTCTAGCAAAGTCCTTCGCAGCCAATATAGTCAGTTTGTTGCCCTCGCACTTCATTCTAATGTCGGGATCACAAGAATGGTTGTACAAAGCGGCGCGCGGGTAAAAAGCTAGAAATTGCGGGCCATATTTTATGCATTGTGTTAAACGGCCTGCTTCAAATGATGTCCCTGTGAAAGATTCTGCTAGACAATTACTGGAAATATGAATATGGTGAGCTAATTGGAGACTTAAACGCAACAACATCGCAGCCACTATGGTTTCCCACTCATCCTCACATTTCATTATCTCATGTCTTACTCGCCGAGTGTTTTCGAAAAATGCTGTTCTATTGCCTAAGTATTGCGTGAGTAGATAGACGTTTTTCGCAAAGGGAGGAATTTGCTTTCCAAGCAGTTCAACATTTGCCGGAAATTCCATAAATATACCGTCCCCGCGGCACTGCAGAATGACGTGCCAAACATCTTCCGCCTTTAGAAACTTTCTGGAGCCTCTTAATTTATTCAGTTCTTTCAGTAACTCGTCGAACATAATCGAAAGACAGCGTAGTGCCAAGTGTTCTAGTGGCATTTTGTTCAACAAAGCTTTTTTGTAGGCCTCGCATTCCACCCTATGTAACCTCATATGCATTTCACGGCATTTTGGAGAACAATAAAAAGTGCGTCGACATTCGTAGCAAGGAAATGGGACAATGTCACTTTCAGCGCAATTGTCACACAAAAATCTTGGCTTCGGAGAAAGCAAATCAGCTTCAGGGTGCAACGGTACGGATGCAAACGCCTCTTCTGATAAAATAACTTCTCCCTTCGAAATGGGTTCATCACTCACCACGTAACGCCCACGTTCACCTCCCTCTAATCTGAAAATCCATCATAGAGCAAACCGGTAACATCTCCATTATACCACAAATTACATCCTTTGCTTCTTCTCATTCGGTCCACTTCGTCTGCCTGCCTCTGATTCCCCTAGCTTCGACGTCTCTCCACAATGGCTAGTATCTTCGGATAGTCCTTCAGTTAAATTCAGCCCTCGCAGCTGCTTCACGCAATCATGCATGGATGCTTTTTCTAAAGCTTCCACTATAGTTGTCTGCCGTTGAAAAATCATATCAGGATTTGGGTGGCAACAGTCCAAAGCGCACTCGCAATCATAATAGGCAGCCTGGAGAATTAACAATAAATACATTTTCAGTTAAATCGAACGAATATTGATTTAGAATACTTGCTAATTACTTCTTCAAATATATCACAATAGTTTCCTAGAAAAGTATTTCTACATCCAATACGATTTGAAAGGGCCTGGCGTCCGCCCTCAGGAGCCACCCCAAGAACCTACCATTAGCACCGATTTAACCTCGACATGGAGAAGAAACACAACAACATAAACTCAGTAGTCAACAAAGTCCGTTTTCACGGAATGTCTCTATTCAGATCACACCATAAACCACAAATTCCTCTCCTCAATAAAGCCAGACTGCAGGCTCGCCATAACTTTATAATCCCGCAAATAAAAAACTTTCAGAGCTGATCGTCCTGACATCCGAGGAATTCGAACTACAATCTTCTCAGCCAATCACCTTCAAACAGAACAATTATTTCCTCCGCCCGACCTCCACAGCCTTTCATTGCTAGGCCtcaccccaagggtttatatcggcatggtcacacagctttttgaagcagttctttttactcCTCCGAATGATTCCTTTTAAGCGGCCACGCAGTTGCCTGTGTGTCTTCTCTCGACCGTCGCTAacaggttttcccctgagcctctttgccttcttccaccagtagttgagttgcctactggggagcaatcgtctTGTGGGCATAGTAGCAATACATGCTTCCGCAACCTATCGGGAGATTTGCGTTGCTCTACAGCCGTACCAtccagggatatgtcgggtttgagcGCCGCAGAAAACCTGTCCCGT is a window encoding:
- the LOC119646632 gene encoding SET and MYND domain-containing protein 4-like isoform X1 gives rise to the protein MEFVLNAVINGLAEFGAFFDQESTDIADYQFENELKTIRKERLLGRDRFNTWFESLPNIYFSEDHSNAIREGGNVLFKKGKSRDAALCYTRAICTAPLKSESLALAHGNRASALYKLGLFEAAYYDCECALDCCHPNPDMIFQRQTTIVEALEKASMHDCVKQLRGLNLTEGLSEDTSHCGETSKLGESEAGRRSGPNEKKQRILEGGERGRYVVSDEPISKGEVILSEEAFASVPLHPEADLLSPKPRFLCDNCAESDIVPFPCYECRRTFYCSPKCREMHMRLHRVECEAYKKALLNKMPLEHLALRCLSIMFDELLKELNKLRGSRKFLKAEDVWHVILQCRGDGIFMEFPANVELLGKQIPPFAKNVYLLTQYLGNRTAFFENTRRVRHEIMKCEDEWETIVAAMLLRLSLQLAHHIHISSNCLAESFTGTSFEAGRLTQCIKYGPQFLAFYPRAALYNHSCDPDIRMKCEGNKLTILAAKDFARGEEISICYDLTLMSAGKSERREKLKLLFGVNCVCRRCKEPEDSKSLRKNRVICKSRTCKSEYLIGEAVCPRCGTPFDEMFYGRVFSTCAATDSSPYSFKVLYDLFVEMNDYLPKKSDLRNQGSWTIMNKFLSAKDENVKDDEQLNRLMIQIAVDFLEGVVDEYAFGNALFAYFSTPLLDLLAIRKQHGWERIGISSTLKKIKRSFEALSGKIKTKFEKYYEMYAV